In the genome of Microcoleus vaginatus PCC 9802, the window TGTAGAAGGGTCTGCACCTGTAGAAGCATCATTGCCTGTAGAGGCATCTGCACCAGTTTCTATGCCGCCTTCTGTCTCTAACCAAGCTAGGGCTGCTGCTCATGACCGCAACACCTACACTTACGAACAAGAGCCTCAATTGTATCAGATGAACGAGCGCGAGCATCACAAATTCCGACTCTACGAAGAACGACTGGTTGCAGATAAAAGCCGTCACAAAGTTGGCGAGGTAGCAATTGGCAAGCGAGTAGAAACCGAAACGGCACGAGTTTCAATTCCCACAGAAAAAGAACGAGTTGTAATTGAGAGTGTAACTCCAGGGAAGGCAGGTGCGCCAGTAACTCGGGATACTCCATTCCAGCAGGAAAACGTGATGCGTATGGAAGTTTACGAAGAGACTGCTGAGCTCAAAAAAGAAGCTTTTGTGCGCGAAGAAGTTAACATCAGGAAAGAAGTTGAAACGGAGATTGTTGAGGCAACGGAAACACTGCGTCGTGAA includes:
- a CDS encoding DUF2382 domain-containing protein, which gives rise to MLLYKIEDFNPNYREAAFNGEDIKGLDIYAGNTDEKIGSIDTALVDETGRFRYFVVDTGFWIFGKKVLVPVALCRVEVDAERIYATGLSSKDQAEKLPKYEDGMVVDYDYEEQVRGVYRTLTVEGSAPVEASLPVEASAPVSMPPSVSNQARAAAHDRNTYTYEQEPQLYQMNEREHHKFRLYEERLVADKSRHKVGEVAIGKRVETETARVSIPTEKERVVIESVTPGKAGAPVTRDTPFQQENVMRMEVYEETAELKKEAFVREEVNIRKEVETEIVEATETLRREELDVKTEGR